The DNA region GGGTGGCGGTCCCGCCGCCGGGTCCCCGTGATATACAGGGCGGCGCTCGAGACGTGGCATGGAGGACGAGGGTGGCAGCCGCCGTCGGCATCCCCCGGGAGACCGGGGACGGGGAGAAGCGCGTCGCCACCGTGCCCGCGGTGGTGCCGATCCTGACCAAGCTCGGGCTCGAGGTGGTGGTCGAGTCCGGGGCGGGCGAGGCCGCCGGCTTCCTCGACGAGGCCTACACGGCAAAGGGCGCGCGCATCGCCGACCGCGCCGAGGTGCTGCGCTCCGGGGTGGTCGCCGCCGTCGACGCCGCGGCGCTGGCGGACGAGCAGCCGGGCCCGCCCGCGGGCACCGTGCTGATCGGCTTCTGCAACCCGCTCTCCGGCTCCGCGGCGGTGCGCACCCTCGCGGAGCGCGGGCTGGTCACCCTCTCCATGGAGCTGATGCCACGGATCACCCGCGCCCAGAGCATGGACGCGCTCTCCTCGCAGGCCAACCTCGCCGGCTACAAGGCGGTGCTGGTCGCCGCGGGGATGCTGCCGAAGATCTTCCCGATGCTCACCACCGCGGCGGGGACGATCGCCCCCGCCCGGGTGCTGGTCGTCGGCGCCGGCGTCGCTGGCCTCCAGGCGATCGCCACCGCCCGCCGCCTCGGCTCCGTGGTCGAGGCCTACGACGTCCGCCCCGCGGTGAAGGAGCAGGTGGAGAGCCTGGGGGCGAAGTTCGTCGAGCTGGCCGTGGAGGAGACCGCCGCGGAGGATGCGGGCGGCTACGCCAAGGCCCAGGACGAGACCTTCTACCGCCGCCAGCAGGAGCTCATGGCCAAGGTGGTGGCGGGCAGCGACGTGGTGATCACCACCGCCCTGGTGCCCGGCCGGAAGGCCCCGGTGCTGGTCACCGCGGCGATGGTGGAGGGGATGGCGCCGGGATCGGTGATCGTCGACCTCGCCGCCGAACAGGGCGGCAACTGCGAGCTCACCGAGGCCGGGAGGACGGTTGTCGTGCACGGTGTCTCGGTGGTGGGGGCCGTCAACCTGCCGGCGACGGTGCCCCAGCACGCCAGCCAGATGTACGCGAAGAACGTGTCCACCTTCCTCCAGCACCTGGTCAAGGACGGTGAGGTGCGGCTGGACACCGACGACCAGATCACCCGCGAGACGCTGGTGACCCGGGACGGACGGGTGGTGAACCCGCGGGTCTGCGAGGCCCTCGGCATCGAGGCGCCCGCGGCGGACGCCACGCCGGCGGGGTAGCCGGCGCGGCGTCCGGTCCGCCTCCCTGGTGCTTCTAGTGCTTCTTCGCCCTGCGGGCGGCGCGGCTGACCTTCTCCGCCTTCTCCTTCACCACGTCACCCGGCGCGCGGCGGCGCCGGCGGGTGACCACCAGCAGCGAGCCGGCGGTGACGGCGAGCAGCATGGCCCGAACCCGGTTGCCCATGGGTGAGTACCTCTGTGGGAGGACGACCTACCAAAGTTGTTATAGTCATAGGATACGATTATCTGCCGTTGCGCAGCCTGGGGAGGTGAGGTATGAAGGCGATGAGCGCCGCACGGGCGGCCCGCACGCGCGCCGGGGTGGCGGGAGGGGTGATCACGCTGATCATCATGCTCGTCCTGGCCGTCCAGAACACCGGCCCCGTCGCCGTCCACTTCCTGCTCTGGGGCTGGGCAGGCACCCCGCTCTTCGCCGTGATCGTGGTCTCGATGCTGCTCGGGTTCCTGCTCGGGCTCGCCTACATGCTCTCCCAGCACGGCCACACCACCGCCCCGGCCCCGGGCGCCCGGGCCGCCACGCCGCGCCGGCGCACCCTGCGGGGGAAGCGCGCCGCCGCGCCGGCGGCCGAGCCGGTCGCCGGACCGCCCGCCGAGGTCTGAGCTAGATATCCCACGGCCGTAAGAAGTCAAGCCGCTGTCTCGACCAGGGTCGGCCAGGCGACGTCTTCGGAGTAGAGGGTCCGGTGAGTCAGGCATCCGTGGAGGATGCCGACGAAGCGGTTGGCGAGGGCTCGGAGTGCCTGGTGGTGGGTGTTGCCGCGCTGTCGGTGAAGGTCGTAGAAGCGTCGGGCGCCTGGGGAGCGGGTCAGCGACGAGAACGCCCAGAGGTAGAGCGGGTCCGCGAGCCTTCGGTTGCGGGCCACGCGTGCCAGAACGACCAACCTGGTCCCTGATGCCCTGGTGATCGGCGCCATGCCTGCGTAGCAGCGTCTCGCCCTGGCATCCTGGTAGCGGGTTCGGTCGTCGCCGAACTCGCCCAGGACCCGGGCGCCGAGGACCACACCTAGTCCGGGCAGACTGCGAAGGATCTCGGCGTCCGGGTGTATCTCA from Candidatus Dormiibacterota bacterium includes:
- a CDS encoding LapA family protein — translated: MSAARAARTRAGVAGGVITLIIMLVLAVQNTGPVAVHFLLWGWAGTPLFAVIVVSMLLGFLLGLAYMLSQHGHTTAPAPGARAATPRRRTLRGKRAAAPAAEPVAGPPAEV
- a CDS encoding Re/Si-specific NAD(P)(+) transhydrogenase subunit alpha yields the protein MAAAVGIPRETGDGEKRVATVPAVVPILTKLGLEVVVESGAGEAAGFLDEAYTAKGARIADRAEVLRSGVVAAVDAAALADEQPGPPAGTVLIGFCNPLSGSAAVRTLAERGLVTLSMELMPRITRAQSMDALSSQANLAGYKAVLVAAGMLPKIFPMLTTAAGTIAPARVLVVGAGVAGLQAIATARRLGSVVEAYDVRPAVKEQVESLGAKFVELAVEETAAEDAGGYAKAQDETFYRRQQELMAKVVAGSDVVITTALVPGRKAPVLVTAAMVEGMAPGSVIVDLAAEQGGNCELTEAGRTVVVHGVSVVGAVNLPATVPQHASQMYAKNVSTFLQHLVKDGEVRLDTDDQITRETLVTRDGRVVNPRVCEALGIEAPAADATPAG